The sequence GGCCCTGGTGAAGGAGGCGGAAAAGGGGGCCTACGCCGCCTACCAGGCCCTTCTGCAAAAGGGGGTGGCCCGGGAGATGGCGAGGATGGTCCTCCCCCTTTCCCTCTACACCGAGTTCTACTGGAAGCAGGACCTGCACAACCTTTTCCACTTCTTGAAGCTACGGCTCGCCCCCGAGGCCCAATGGGAGATCCAGGAGTACGCCAGGGCCATCGCCGCTTTGGTGAAGGAACGGGTCCCCATGGCCTGGGCTGCCTTTGAGGAGCACGTTCTCCACGGGGCCTCCCTCTCCAAAAGCGAGCTTTTGGCCCTAAGGGCCCTCCTCACCCCAGAGGTCTACGAAAAGGCCCTAAGGGCCCTCGGCCTCCCCGAGAGCCGGGTGCGGGAGGCTTTGGAGAAGGTCTTCGGCCTATAAGCGGGGACTTTCTACCGGGGCCCCGCATGGGGTGGTATAAGGGCCTCAGGCGGGGAGGCCCGCCTTCTCCCCGATGAGCCGGAAGAGCTCCTCCTCCGTGAGGGTGGGCACCCCGAGGGCCCTCGCCTTCTCCAGTTTGCTCCCCGGGTTCTCCCCCACCACCAGGTAGCTCGTCTTCCGGCTCACGGAGTCCGTCACCTTGGCCCCGAGGCGGCGTAGGAGGGCCTTCACCTCCTCCCGGGGGCGGGAAAGCTCCCCGGTGATGACGAAGGTGAGGCCCTTCAAGGCCTCTCCCCCCTTTTCCTTGGCCTCCATCTCCACCCCGGCCTCCTTGAGCCTCCGCACCAGGTCGCGGAAGGCGGGGTCCTTCAGGGTTTCCAGGATGGCCCTCGCGGTGACTTCCCCCACCTCCTCCACCTCCAAAAGCTCCTCCAGGCCCGCCTCGAGGAGGCGGTCCATGGTCTGGAACTTGGCGGCCAGGTTCCGGGCCAGGACCTCCCCCACCCCAGGAAGGCCCAGGGCGTAAAGGAGTCGCTCCAGGCCCCGGTGCTTGCTCTCCTCAATCTGGCGAAGGAGGTTTTGGGCGCTCTTCTCCCCCATCCTTTCCAGGCCCACGAGGTCCTCCCTCTTGAGGCGGTAGAGGTCGGCCACATCCCGGACCAAGCCCTTTTCCAAGAGCCTCTCAATGAGCTTCTCCCCCAAGCCTTGGATGTCCATGGCCTTGCGGGAGGCATAGTGGCGGAGGGCCTCAAAGCGCTTGGCGGGACAGAGGGGATTGGGGCAACGGTGCACCTTCCCCTCCTTGAGGAGGCGGTGGCCGCACTCCGGGCAGCGCTCGGGCCAGCGGATGGGCTTTTCCTGCCCGGTGCGGCGCTCCTTCAGAACCCGGAGCACCTCGGGGATCACCCCGCCCGCCTTGTGGACCAGGACCCAGTCCCCAATGCGAACGTCCAGCTCCTCAATGTAGCTCTCGTTGTGGAGGGTGACCCGGGAGACCTCGCTCCCCTCCAGGAAAACGGGCTCCAGGATGCCCACCGGGGTTACCCTCCCGGTCCGCCCCACCTGGAAGACCACCTGGAGGAGCCGCGTCTCCTTCTCCTCGGCGGGGAACTTGTAGGCGAGGGCGAAGCGGGGGGAGCGGGCGGTGTAGCCGAGCTCCCGCCAGAGGGCAAGCTCGTCCAGCTTGACCACCACCCCGTCCGCCTCAAAGGGAAGCTCCCGCCGCTTGGTCAACCACTTCCGGTAGATCCCCTCCACCTCCTCCACCCCCACCGCCTGCTCATAGCCGTGCTCCACGGGGAACCCCTTTTCCTTAAGCCAGAGGAGGAGCTCGTACTGCGTCCTGAGGCCGGTCTCCTCCAGGCCCAAGCCCAGGGCGTAGAAGGTGGCGCGCAGGCCCCGCCTGGCGGTGATGCGGGGGTCCTTCTGCCGCAAGGACCCCGCCGCCGCGTTCCTGGGGTTCTTGAAGATCTTCTCCCCCCGTTCCTCCAGCTCC is a genomic window of Thermus islandicus DSM 21543 containing:
- the thyX gene encoding FAD-dependent thymidylate synthase, with the translated sequence MELIPVLDKGFVRLVDQMGDDRAIVQAARVSYGEGTKTVREDRALIDYLMRHRHTSPFEMVEFKFHVKAPLFVARQWFRHRTASLNEVSGRYSVLKEEFYEPEAFRRQAKRNKQGSEGVLEDAVKAEALALVKEAEKGAYAAYQALLQKGVAREMARMVLPLSLYTEFYWKQDLHNLFHFLKLRLAPEAQWEIQEYARAIAALVKERVPMAWAAFEEHVLHGASLSKSELLALRALLTPEVYEKALRALGLPESRVREALEKVFGL
- the ligA gene encoding NAD-dependent DNA ligase LigA, producing the protein MTLEEARRRVNELRDLIRYHNYRYYVLADPEISDAEYDRLLRELKELEERLPELKSPDSPTLQVGARPLEATFRPVRHPTRMYSLDNAFSLEEVRAFEERIERALGRKGPFAYTVEHKVDGLSVNLYYEGGILVWGATRGDGEVGEEVTQNLLTLPTLPRRLQGVPDRLEVRGEVYMPIEAFLRLNEELEERGEKIFKNPRNAAAGSLRQKDPRITARRGLRATFYALGLGLEETGLRTQYELLLWLKEKGFPVEHGYEQAVGVEEVEGIYRKWLTKRRELPFEADGVVVKLDELALWRELGYTARSPRFALAYKFPAEEKETRLLQVVFQVGRTGRVTPVGILEPVFLEGSEVSRVTLHNESYIEELDVRIGDWVLVHKAGGVIPEVLRVLKERRTGQEKPIRWPERCPECGHRLLKEGKVHRCPNPLCPAKRFEALRHYASRKAMDIQGLGEKLIERLLEKGLVRDVADLYRLKREDLVGLERMGEKSAQNLLRQIEESKHRGLERLLYALGLPGVGEVLARNLAAKFQTMDRLLEAGLEELLEVEEVGEVTARAILETLKDPAFRDLVRRLKEAGVEMEAKEKGGEALKGLTFVITGELSRPREEVKALLRRLGAKVTDSVSRKTSYLVVGENPGSKLEKARALGVPTLTEEELFRLIGEKAGLPA